Proteins encoded together in one Bactrocera neohumeralis isolate Rockhampton chromosome 4, APGP_CSIRO_Bneo_wtdbg2-racon-allhic-juicebox.fasta_v2, whole genome shotgun sequence window:
- the LOC126755779 gene encoding uncharacterized protein LOC126755779 — protein sequence MSSSNPVATPIDLNQRLSNEMCPKDETEQHEMSKVPYMQAVGCLLFASQITRPDISFAVNLLNRFSTNPGKAHWVAVKRVMRYLKGTIDSGIVYSREVNDLTGYCDADWASDLDERRPTTGYMFKLQGGPISWCTRRQRTVALSSTEAEFMAMTSAIQEANWLIRLQSELTSVMVKSMVLYCDNKSATQVALNNSYSPRTKHVDIKGKFIRQHLEAASLN from the coding sequence ATGTCTAGCAGCAATCCGGTTGCGACACCAATCGATTTAAATCAACGTCTGAGTAATGAAATGTGTCCGAAAGATGAAACAGAGCAGCACGAAATGTCAAAAGTTCCGTATATGCAGGCTGTTGGTTGTTTGTTATTCGCCTCACAAATAACGCGACCTGACATCAGTTTTGCAGTTAATCTATTGAATCGTTTTTCTACAAATCCAGGAAAAGCACACTGGGTTGCGGTAAAACGTGTAATGCGTTATCTAAAAGGTACCATTGACAGCGGAATTGTGTATAGCAGAGAAGTAAATGATCTCACTGGATACTGTGACGCAGATTGGGCTAGTGATCTTGACGAAAGACGACCTACGACGGGCTATATGTTTAAGCTTCAGGGTGGTCCGATATCCTGGTGCACACGAAGGCAGCGTACTGTTGCTTTATCATCGACAGAGGCCGAATTCATGGCCATGACATCAGCTATTCAAGAAGCAAATTGGTTAATACGTCTACAGTCTGAACTGACATCAGTTATGGTAAAAAGCATGGTACTTTACTGTGACAATAAAAGTGCTACACAAGTGGCCTTGAATAACTCATATTCACCTCGTACAAAACACGTGGATATAAAAGGTAAATTTATTCGGCAGCATTTAGAAGCGGCAAGCTTAAATTGA